Proteins co-encoded in one Pseudochaenichthys georgianus chromosome 22, fPseGeo1.2, whole genome shotgun sequence genomic window:
- the htr1b gene encoding 5-hydroxytryptamine receptor 1B, with translation MESFGQVEPTQPVNSTNDSFITDPSTVDVAESLAFQISLAVILSVITLATTLSNAFVIATISQSKKLQTPANFLIASLAITDLLVSILVMPICVLYTVIHTWTLGQIVCDIWLSSDITCCTASILHLCVIALDRFWAITDAVEYTKKRTPGRAAGMVATAWVIAISISLPPLFWRQVKAEELTSCSVNTDHIFYTIYSTFGAFYIPTLLLIVLYGRIYVEARKRILKQSPKKVGKRLTSAHLVTNSPGSVASLQCGKHDTPSSDTGSSTSENQVKVTVSDAFLEKKRISAARERKATKTLGIILGAYIVCWLPFFIYTLVVATCETCFNPELFDFFNWLGYLNSLVNPIIYTMSNEDFKKAFHKLLRFRCCRS, from the coding sequence ATGGAGAGTTTCGGTCAAGTCGAGCCAACTCAGCCGGTGAACAGCACAAACGACAGTTTTATTACAGATCCATCCACTGTGGATGTGGCAGAGAGTCTCGCCTTTCAGATCAGCCTGGCAGTTATCCTCTCCGTTATCACGCTCGCCACCACTTTATCTAACGCCTTCGTAATCGCAACCATCTCCCAGTCTAAGAAATTGCAAACTCCTGCAAACTTTCTGATCGCCTCACTGGCTATCACCGACCTGCTGGTGTCCATCCTGGTGATGCCCATCTGCGTCCTGTACACGGTCATCCACACCTGGACGCTGGGGCAAATCGTGTGCGACATCTGGCTCTCCTCGGACATTACGTGTTGCACGGCGTCCATCCTCCACCTGTGCGTAATCGCTTTGGATAGATTCTGGGCCATCACGGACGCAGTGGAGTACACCAAAAAGCGCACGCCGGGGCGCGCAGCAGGCATGGTGGCCACAGCCTGGGTCATCGCCATCTCCATCTCCCTGCCGCCTCTCTTCTGGAGGCAGGTGAAGGCAGAGGAGCTGACCAGCTGCAGCGTCAACACGGATCATATTTTCTACACCATCTACTCCACCTTTGGGGCTTTCTACATCCCCACATTGCTGCTGATTGTCCTCTACGGGCGGATATACGTGGAGGCACGGAAACGGATCCTGAAGCAGTCCCCCAAGAAGGTGGGGAAGAGACTCACCTCTGCGCACCTGGTCACCAACTCTCCGGGATCCGTGGCGTCTCTGCAGTGTGGGAAACACGACACCCCGTCCAGCGACACCGGGTCTTCAACAAGCGAGAACCAGGTGAAAGTGACCGTGTCAGACGCGTTTTTGGAGAAAAAGCGTATTTCTGCAGCCAGAGAGAGAAAGGCGACAAAGACTTTAGGGATAATCCTCGGCGCTTATATTGTTTGTTGGCTTCCTTTTTTCATTTACACATTGGTGGTGGCCACGTGTGAAACATGTTTCAACCCCGAGCTATTTGACTTTTTCAACTGGTTGGGCTATCTGAACTCCCTCGTCAACCCTATCATATACACAATGTCCAATGAGGACTTCAAGAAGGCTTTCCATAAACTGTTGCGCTTCAGATGCTGCAGGTCGTAA